In Gammaproteobacteria bacterium, the DNA window GCGGTGCGACAGCGAGTTACCGTGACTCGCACGGCCACCGCCGAAGTTCCAGCGCTTCTGCACGCCGGCAAAACCCTTGCCGATGCTGGTGCCGGTCACGTCGACCCGCTTGATGTCGGTAAACTGCTCGACGCTCAGCTCGGCGCCGGGCTCGAGATCGGGATCGCCCTCGACCAGACGGATTTCCCAGAGGCCACGTCCCGCCGGCACACCCGCTTTGGCGTAATGACCGGTGGCGGCCTTGTTGATGCGGCTGGCCTTCTGTTCACCAACGGCGACCTGCACCGCGCGATAACCGTCGGACTCCAGCGACTTGAGCTGGGTCACGCGGTTCGGCGTGCATTCGATCACCGTGACCGGAACGGAGTGACCGGCTTCGGTGAAAATCCGGGTCATGCCGACCTTGCGACCAATGATTGCAATCGTCATTTCGTCGGGCCTCAGTTGACGCGAATCTGCACTTCGACGCCGGCTGGAAGATCCAGCTTCGACAGCGCGTCGACCGTCTTTTCGGTCGGGTCGACGATCTGCATCAGGCGCTTGTGCGTGCGGATTTCATACTGATCA includes these proteins:
- the rplC gene encoding 50S ribosomal protein L3 codes for the protein MTIAIIGRKVGMTRIFTEAGHSVPVTVIECTPNRVTQLKSLESDGYRAVQVAVGEQKASRINKAATGHYAKAGVPAGRGLWEIRLVEGDPDLEPGAELSVEQFTDIKRVDVTGTSIGKGFAGVQKRWNFGGGRASHGNSLSHRVPGSIGQRQSPGKVWKGKKMAGHMGNERVTTLNLDLVKVDADRNLLLVKGAVPGSKNGDVIVRAAVK